The sequence TGGACAGCAGCGGGTTGCCGATGAACCGCTCCCCCAGCTCGGCGATGAGCGGGGTGGGGTCGATGATCTCGTCCTTGGCGATGCCGGCCACGGGCGAGCCCAGGATGACGCGGGGCACGTCGCCGCAGGCCTCCGTGGTGGACAGGCCAACACCTTCCAGGCGGTTCCAGATCTCCGGGATGTCCTCCACCCGGATCCAGTGCAGCTGGATGTTCTGGCGGTCGGTGAGGTCGGCGGAGTCCCGGGCGAAGTCCACGGAGATCTGGCCGATGACGCGCAGCTGCTCGGTGGTGAGCGCACCGCCGTCGATCCTTACGCGGAGCATGAAGTATTTGTCTTCGAGCTCGTGCGGCTCCAAGGTTGCGGTCTTGCCGCCATCGATCCCCTGCTTGCGCTGGGTATACAGGCCCCACCAGCGGAAGCGGCCGTGAAGGTCCTGGCTGGGGATGGCGTCGAAGCCTTCCTTGGCATAGATGGACTCAATACGCTCGCGGACGTTCAGGCCGTCGTCTTCCTGCTTCCAGGTTTCGTTGGCATTCAGGGGCGTCTTGCCGTCCACTTTCCACTGCCCGTGCGGCTTCGCAGCGGGTCGGGACGGGCGGGCGGTGCGCTTGGTGGCAGCGGAGTCCGCGGACGCTCCGGCTAGAGCTGTATCAGTCATGCAACGACTGTAGGGCGCCCCCGAATAGCGTCACAAAGGCCCGGAAACGCTAAGTCACCTAGGGAAATATTTCGTCACGAAACGCCGGAGGACCTTGAAGAACCCACTTCGCTGTGCATCGGGGGAAGCCTCATTTGGCTCTTCACCCGCGGCCGCTGCGGGTGCCTCCCCGGGCGTTTCGCCCATGGTGGCGACGGCGGCGTCGTACCTGTCCAGCGCGATCTCCGCGAGCGTCGCGGACGGCAGCAGGGGTTCGGTGACGACGTCGGCGCCCGCCTTCGCAAGCTGGTCATGGAAGAAGCCCGGCGCCAGCAGGTAGGAGGCAATCACCACCCGGCCGCCGACGTCGACAGCCCCCGCGGAATCCCCCGCGCCGGCACCCCCGGCGAGTTCCTCGCGGAGCATCGCAACGGCGTCGGGCACTGAAGGCTGGGCCGAGGCACCATAGGCGGCCACCATCCGGTTGGACCGGAGCTGCCGCAGCTGGCCCAGCAGTTCCTCGACGCTGACCGCGGCATTGGGATTCGACGAGCCCGCGGCAGCCAGGACCACGACGTCATTGTCGGTGGTGCCGGCCTCGCGCAGCCGCTGGTCCAGCAGGGCGGCGAGGCGCGGGTCCGGCCCCAGCGGGGCCGCTGCGGCACTGCCGGGGCGGCTCTTGACCGCACGCGCAATGTCGACTTTTACGTGGTACCCGACGCTCAGCAACAGCGGCACCACCACCGCAGCTTTGCCCTCGGGCAGCCCCGCCACCACGTCCACCAAGTCGGGCTGCTGGACATCGACATAAGCCTCACGGACATCAAGGCCTGGCCGAAGCTCCGCGATGGCGGCACGCAGGGCGTTGACCTCTGCGGCCCCCTGTGTGTTGGACGTCCCATGGGCACACGCGATCATGATGGGGCTGTTCATACGGGCTAGCGTAACGTTGGAGCCGCCCTGTCCGCCCTCTTTGAAACAGCAGGACGCCGCATGACATTCGCCTTTGACAACTCCCCGGTATGGCTGGATCTGCTGGGCGTGTTCTTCTTTGCCGTTTCGGGCTCACTGCTGGCGGCACGGAAGCAGATCGACATCGTGGGGTCACTGCTGCTGGCCTCCCTGGTGGGCCTGGGCGGCGGCGTGATCCGCGACATCGTCCTGGGTATTGTTCCGGCTGCGTTCACCAACCCGGCGTACCTCGCGCCGCCGCTGCTGGCCATGGCATTGGTGTATTTCCTGTTCTCCAGCGTCCAGCGCTACACGTCGCTGCTGACGCTGTTCGACGCTGCCGGCCTGGCACTCTTCTGCATGACAGGGACGGTCAAGGCCCTCGCCACCGGCCTCAACCCGGTAGCTTCGGTTCTGCTCGGGGTGACGACGGCCGTGGGCGGCGGTTTGCTCCGCGACATCACCGCCAATGAGGTTCCGGAGCTTTTCAACCCCAAGGACATCTACGCGTTGCCTGCATTTGTGGGTGCCTCGTTCACTGCCGGGCTGTGGGTGCTGGGCGTGTTCAACGTCCTGACCGCCGCCGGCATCGCGGCATTGGTTTTCACGTTCCGCGTCCTGGCCTGGCGGCGCTCCTGGCAGGCGCCGCTGGCGGTTCGCGGGTGGCACCGCCGGCCAACCGATTCGGGGCTGTGACGTTGGTTTCCATGTCATTTTGGGAGCCCTTGGATTGGCTAGGATATGAGCATGACTGACATGTTCCTCGAGAAGTTCCGTGCGCTTGTTCCGAAGTACCTCGAGGATGAATGGCAGGAAGCCGACGGCCTGACTCCCGAGGAGCTGGACA comes from Pseudarthrobacter sp. NIBRBAC000502770 and encodes:
- a CDS encoding sirohydrochlorin chelatase yields the protein MNSPIMIACAHGTSNTQGAAEVNALRAAIAELRPGLDVREAYVDVQQPDLVDVVAGLPEGKAAVVVPLLLSVGYHVKVDIARAVKSRPGSAAAAPLGPDPRLAALLDQRLREAGTTDNDVVVLAAAGSSNPNAAVSVEELLGQLRQLRSNRMVAAYGASAQPSVPDAVAMLREELAGGAGAGDSAGAVDVGGRVVIASYLLAPGFFHDQLAKAGADVVTEPLLPSATLAEIALDRYDAAVATMGETPGEAPAAAAGEEPNEASPDAQRSGFFKVLRRFVTKYFPR
- a CDS encoding trimeric intracellular cation channel family protein codes for the protein MTFAFDNSPVWLDLLGVFFFAVSGSLLAARKQIDIVGSLLLASLVGLGGGVIRDIVLGIVPAAFTNPAYLAPPLLAMALVYFLFSSVQRYTSLLTLFDAAGLALFCMTGTVKALATGLNPVASVLLGVTTAVGGGLLRDITANEVPELFNPKDIYALPAFVGASFTAGLWVLGVFNVLTAAGIAALVFTFRVLAWRRSWQAPLAVRGWHRRPTDSGL